One window of Halorussus sp. MSC15.2 genomic DNA carries:
- a CDS encoding YcaO-like family protein, whose translation MGKGATVDEAIASAAGEFVERYCAFWQPERARRASYRSLEASEETVPDFEYLAIYDADQLREMRQSPLTREADIQWVEGRNIRDGSPVAVPAGRVYMASPDPYFYTTSNGLACERTLAGAVVGGIYESVERDAIMQSWFRQEPPVRVRLDGRPDLAERRDAVETADTSVSILDFESELPFHVVGAFFLDECAERPKALLAAGASLDFATAVEDALSELSQGLTVLKEDLAFGGESDAADRAPETRFDNVRHYARPENADALSILLDGEVASPEYEPVEFETDRDELRACLRALEAGEVTPLAVDVTTKDVRDTGLYVTRVVVPELIPLSRPAVPPRRHPRLSDGGLNDDCHPIG comes from the coding sequence ATGGGGAAAGGAGCGACGGTCGACGAGGCGATAGCCAGTGCCGCAGGAGAGTTCGTCGAGCGCTACTGTGCGTTCTGGCAACCTGAACGTGCGCGTCGAGCGTCGTACAGGTCCCTAGAGGCGAGCGAGGAGACCGTCCCCGATTTCGAGTATCTCGCAATCTACGACGCCGACCAACTTCGGGAGATGCGCCAGTCTCCGTTGACTCGCGAAGCGGACATCCAGTGGGTCGAAGGGCGCAACATCCGAGACGGGTCGCCCGTGGCAGTACCGGCGGGACGTGTGTACATGGCTTCTCCCGACCCGTACTTTTACACAACCTCTAACGGACTCGCGTGCGAGCGCACGTTAGCGGGCGCGGTTGTCGGCGGAATCTACGAATCCGTCGAGCGGGATGCGATTATGCAATCGTGGTTCCGCCAAGAGCCACCGGTCCGCGTTCGCCTCGATGGACGGCCGGACCTCGCCGAGCGTCGTGACGCAGTCGAGACCGCCGATACCTCGGTGTCCATCCTCGATTTCGAGTCGGAGTTGCCGTTCCACGTGGTGGGAGCGTTCTTCCTCGACGAGTGCGCCGAGCGACCCAAAGCACTGCTCGCGGCAGGCGCGAGTCTCGACTTCGCCACTGCAGTCGAAGACGCGTTGTCAGAACTCTCTCAAGGGCTTACCGTGTTAAAAGAGGACCTCGCGTTCGGGGGCGAGAGTGACGCCGCCGACCGCGCGCCAGAGACGCGGTTCGATAACGTTCGACACTACGCTCGCCCCGAGAACGCCGACGCGCTCTCGATACTGCTGGACGGCGAAGTCGCGTCGCCGGAGTACGAACCTGTCGAATTCGAGACCGACCGAGACGAACTGCGGGCGTGTCTCCGAGCGCTGGAGGCCGGTGAAGTCACACCGCTAGCCGTGGACGTGACGACGAAAGACGTTCGAGACACGGGACTGTACGTCACGCGCGTCGTCGTTCCAGAACTGATACCGCTGTCGAGACCCGCTGTGCCGCCACGGCGGCATCCACGCCTCTCCGACGGCGGCCTCAACGATGACTGTCATCCTATCGGCTAA
- a CDS encoding PadR family transcriptional regulator gives MRKSGPPKGLIAYLVLELLDEKPRYGYEILKEIRSISGGHWEPSYGSVYPILYKFEEKGWAERIERADEPDRKYFEITDAGREELAEKREETGGKARDFADVILGFYHVFVAFATDERFEIENQSGEWKFDEEFSAWVTEQIIRHHERDFGDFQRVPDTPEEFAERHDLESDE, from the coding sequence ATGCGGAAAAGCGGCCCGCCGAAAGGCCTCATCGCGTATCTCGTGTTGGAACTTCTGGACGAAAAACCGCGGTACGGGTACGAGATACTCAAGGAGATACGGTCTATCAGCGGCGGCCACTGGGAACCATCGTACGGGTCGGTCTACCCCATCCTCTACAAGTTCGAGGAGAAAGGCTGGGCCGAGCGTATCGAGCGCGCGGACGAACCCGACCGCAAGTACTTCGAGATTACCGACGCGGGCCGCGAGGAACTCGCCGAGAAGCGCGAGGAGACCGGCGGCAAAGCCCGCGACTTCGCGGACGTGATTCTGGGGTTCTACCACGTCTTCGTCGCGTTCGCCACCGACGAGCGCTTCGAGATAGAGAACCAATCGGGTGAGTGGAAGTTCGACGAGGAGTTCAGTGCGTGGGTGACCGAACAGATAATCCGCCACCACGAACGCGACTTCGGAGACTTCCAGCGCGTCCCCGACACGCCGGAGGAGTTCGCCGAGCGGCACGACTTAGAGTCCGACGAGTAG
- a CDS encoding ABC transporter permease, with product MMRHAALYLRASLTKSVILLRRYWFNTVSQLVVTYVMFLLLVFGGRSIAPSVIQESLGGIIVGYFLWSTAVSSYRTPSSSLIGEARQGTLEQLSLSPLGIGRVVLLKTVASLLVSVSLSMVILLSLLAITGENLSLDFVAIVPILLLSILSILGVGFALGGLALLYKRISSALQIVQYLMIGLVAAPVESNPALKLLPLSLGSKLLRDVMTRGVGLFEIPTVDFALLVATGVFYFGAGYLALYWFKERARDRGAMGHY from the coding sequence GTGATGAGGCACGCCGCGCTGTACCTTCGAGCCTCGTTGACGAAGTCCGTCATCCTGCTTCGACGGTACTGGTTCAACACTGTGAGTCAACTCGTCGTGACTTACGTGATGTTCCTCCTTCTCGTGTTCGGCGGGCGTTCGATTGCGCCGAGTGTAATCCAAGAGTCGCTCGGCGGAATTATCGTCGGCTACTTCCTCTGGAGCACGGCGGTCAGTTCGTATCGAACGCCGTCTTCGAGCCTGATAGGGGAGGCCCGTCAGGGGACGCTCGAACAACTTTCGCTGTCTCCGCTGGGTATCGGTCGAGTCGTACTTCTCAAGACAGTTGCGAGCCTTCTCGTCAGCGTCTCTCTATCGATGGTCATCCTCCTCTCCCTGTTGGCAATCACGGGCGAGAATCTCTCTCTCGACTTCGTCGCAATCGTCCCGATACTCCTGCTGTCGATACTGTCTATCCTCGGAGTCGGATTCGCACTCGGGGGACTCGCACTGCTGTACAAGCGCATTTCGAGTGCGCTCCAGATTGTGCAGTATCTCATGATTGGACTCGTCGCGGCACCCGTCGAGTCGAATCCCGCGCTCAAACTCCTCCCGCTCTCGCTCGGGAGCAAACTCCTTCGAGACGTCATGACCCGTGGCGTCGGTCTCTTCGAGATTCCGACCGTCGATTTCGCACTCCTCGTCGCTACGGGTGTCTTCTACTTCGGCGCGGGCTACCTCGCACTCTACTGGTTCAAAGAACGTGCGCGTGACAGAGGCGCGATGGGACACTACTAG
- a CDS encoding TOMM precursor leader peptide-binding protein yields MSDEPPQRRSMYPTIDPAIVPVRVTPDKVHFRAGPWSGPVFTLEDEQREAKLADLVGMLDGTNSVADILDEFEGDEAAVRHVLDRLQRKQILDSRSAPEDEPREIDSGFVSEGDLSSVDADRVAVVATGGLGRIVVGDLLDTAVGTIEVVDEESGNRTQAELTADRVERASRSELPRIVEEADVAVLVTDRPAPELFAEVNRLAHEFDTPYVSGQTCGFDGLVGPTVIPGETSCYECFEERRDANLPSSSEYHAFEQTVGKTADSPGPSVAAFDHVVAGLVTTEVLNFLVRDVAFLAGRVVRYDFAELAVETNEVLRMPRCPVCASGTDSADVDRVFTLDTLLEDVNRGGDD; encoded by the coding sequence ATGAGTGACGAACCGCCGCAGAGACGCTCGATGTACCCGACTATCGACCCGGCTATCGTCCCCGTGAGAGTCACTCCCGACAAGGTTCACTTCCGTGCGGGACCGTGGAGCGGGCCAGTGTTCACACTGGAGGACGAACAGCGAGAAGCAAAACTCGCCGACCTCGTTGGGATGCTCGACGGGACCAACTCCGTGGCAGACATCCTCGACGAGTTCGAGGGCGACGAGGCTGCGGTTCGGCACGTTTTGGACCGCCTTCAGCGCAAACAGATACTCGATAGCCGGAGCGCCCCCGAGGACGAACCCCGGGAAATCGATTCGGGATTCGTCTCGGAAGGAGACCTCTCCTCGGTCGATGCCGACCGAGTCGCGGTCGTCGCTACGGGCGGACTCGGTCGAATCGTCGTGGGAGACCTGTTGGACACTGCAGTTGGCACTATCGAAGTCGTCGACGAGGAGTCGGGCAACCGTACGCAGGCGGAACTGACGGCGGACCGCGTCGAACGAGCGTCGCGCTCGGAACTCCCTCGAATCGTAGAGGAGGCAGACGTCGCCGTACTGGTGACCGACCGACCAGCACCCGAATTGTTCGCAGAGGTCAACCGACTGGCCCACGAGTTCGACACCCCGTACGTGTCCGGACAGACGTGCGGATTCGACGGACTGGTTGGACCGACCGTAATCCCCGGCGAGACGAGTTGCTACGAGTGTTTCGAGGAGCGGCGCGACGCGAACCTCCCGTCGAGTAGTGAGTACCACGCCTTCGAGCAGACTGTCGGTAAAACCGCCGACTCTCCGGGTCCCAGCGTCGCGGCGTTCGACCACGTCGTCGCCGGACTCGTGACGACGGAGGTGCTGAATTTCTTGGTTCGCGACGTCGCGTTCCTCGCTGGCCGAGTCGTTCGCTACGACTTCGCGGAATTGGCAGTTGAGACGAACGAGGTACTCCGGATGCCTCGTTGTCCGGTCTGTGCCTCCGGGACCGACTCGGCGGACGTCGACCGCGTCTTCACGCTCGATACGCTTCTCGAAGACGTGAACCGAGGTGGTGACGATTAA
- a CDS encoding SagB/ThcOx family dehydrogenase — MRVTEARWDTTRIITGLVFPIRININATRQNIDSMKISGEAEELSELRRQVYNRKRSLSDEPFVTTFRQRTFDSPDLAGVFHENTKTDRQWQRRTRKNSNELKGQLHAAAAEVDPDYPGQELLPLPDDVSLDADIGTVLQRRRSVRSHAPSPVSRRDLARVLRYGAGVSTIDEGKRKRTYPSPGALYPTEIYVAALRTDDIDEGLYYYNARRHALRVLRRDDPEEIRRDVLGGFRSGKTNDARSFDDVPLVVLLTGSFWRVKFKYGPRGYRYVLQESGHLAQNLLLAAEADGLVGFPYSAFDDEHMNDLLNVDGVNEATLYTVLLGHEAGGVRDE, encoded by the coding sequence GTGCGCGTGACAGAGGCGCGATGGGACACTACTAGAATCATTACAGGTCTGGTATTTCCCATTCGGATAAATATAAATGCGACTCGTCAGAACATCGATTCGATGAAAATATCGGGAGAAGCCGAGGAGTTATCGGAGCTTCGGCGACAGGTTTACAACCGAAAACGGTCGTTGAGCGATGAACCGTTCGTCACCACGTTCCGGCAGAGAACCTTCGACTCACCCGACCTCGCCGGCGTCTTCCACGAGAACACGAAGACCGACCGCCAGTGGCAACGCCGAACCCGAAAGAATAGCAACGAACTGAAAGGCCAGCTTCACGCCGCGGCTGCGGAAGTAGACCCGGACTACCCCGGCCAAGAGTTGCTCCCGCTTCCGGACGACGTGTCACTCGATGCCGATATCGGGACGGTGCTTCAACGGCGGCGGAGCGTCCGCTCGCACGCGCCCAGTCCCGTCTCTCGTCGTGACCTCGCGCGCGTTCTCCGCTATGGCGCAGGGGTATCGACCATCGACGAGGGGAAGCGAAAGCGGACGTATCCGTCACCCGGTGCCCTCTATCCGACGGAAATATACGTTGCCGCGTTACGAACGGACGACATCGACGAGGGTCTCTACTACTACAACGCGAGGCGCCACGCCCTCCGAGTACTCCGCCGCGACGACCCCGAGGAGATTCGGCGAGACGTCCTCGGCGGCTTTCGCTCCGGGAAGACGAACGACGCCCGGTCGTTCGACGACGTGCCGTTAGTCGTCCTTCTTACGGGGTCCTTCTGGCGCGTGAAGTTCAAGTACGGTCCCCGAGGCTATCGGTACGTCCTTCAGGAGAGCGGTCACTTGGCCCAGAATCTGCTTCTGGCTGCGGAAGCCGATGGTCTCGTCGGGTTCCCCTACTCTGCGTTCGACGACGAACACATGAACGACCTGCTCAACGTCGATGGCGTGAACGAAGCTACGCTCTATACGGTTCTCCTCGGACACGAAGCCGGAGGGGTGCGAGATGAGTGA
- a CDS encoding site-2 protease family protein, producing the protein MNMLVWVVAGVVLYWLVVLFLRSKGLLPSFIGVQGPILTIHTNRGKELVERLARPKRFWRAWGNFGLGIALVIMLGSFFLLVLQAVFILQNPPSPSTATQPRNVLVIPGVNPFLPLSVAGEILLGLFVGLVVHEGGHAIMCRVGDIEIRSMGLAALAVLPVGAFVEPDEESRRNADRGSQSRMFAAGVTNNFAVTLAAFLLLFGPVVGSIAVTPGAAVGGVMPGSAAVDAGLQPGDRIVAVGNESIENNSDLGATLSRTDESSVAVTLANGSTVTVERSLLVTDFHPASPFAPALSVSQDNQTTIVEVNGTSVRTEKAFREAVADRPVATLQTESGTTATGPVGVLATIDEEAEIAKTDVANGSPIVITAIDGKRVIDGSDLKRVLNEYESGDTVSVEAYADGQRHSVNVTLGETETGEVAIGVYPIAGVSGITFNSVGVQLYPAENYLKLLGGKFSEVFITDFTGPISSFFSGVFGVLVLPFASITLPQAYNFAGFVSFNSGFYTAAGGPLSFLGDRGLFLLANALFWIGWVNLNLGFFNCIPAFPLDGGHILRMGTEAVVSRLPTSQGRQLTTMVTTTIGLVMLASLVLMVFGPQLLSG; encoded by the coding sequence ATGAACATGCTCGTATGGGTCGTTGCTGGGGTCGTACTTTACTGGCTAGTAGTGCTTTTTCTTCGCTCGAAAGGGCTGTTACCTTCGTTTATCGGCGTTCAGGGACCGATACTAACCATTCACACCAACCGGGGAAAAGAACTGGTTGAACGACTAGCGCGTCCGAAGCGGTTCTGGCGCGCGTGGGGTAACTTTGGCCTCGGCATAGCGCTCGTTATAATGCTCGGTAGCTTCTTCCTGTTGGTCTTGCAGGCCGTCTTCATCCTTCAGAACCCGCCGTCGCCTTCTACGGCTACCCAGCCTCGTAACGTTCTCGTCATCCCCGGCGTCAATCCGTTTCTCCCGCTGTCGGTCGCAGGCGAGATTCTCTTGGGTCTCTTCGTCGGTCTCGTAGTTCACGAAGGGGGCCACGCCATCATGTGTCGAGTCGGTGATATCGAGATTCGTTCGATGGGCCTCGCAGCGCTAGCGGTGCTCCCGGTCGGGGCGTTCGTGGAACCCGACGAGGAGAGTCGGCGAAACGCCGACCGGGGAAGTCAAAGCCGGATGTTCGCGGCAGGCGTCACCAACAACTTCGCGGTGACGCTCGCTGCGTTCCTCCTGCTTTTCGGGCCAGTCGTCGGCTCTATCGCCGTCACGCCGGGGGCGGCGGTCGGCGGCGTCATGCCGGGGTCGGCCGCAGTGGACGCGGGACTACAGCCGGGCGACCGAATCGTCGCAGTCGGTAACGAATCAATCGAGAACAACTCTGACCTCGGGGCCACGCTATCACGGACCGACGAGTCGTCGGTGGCGGTGACGCTGGCGAACGGAAGTACCGTTACGGTCGAGCGGTCGCTTCTGGTCACTGATTTCCACCCCGCGTCACCGTTTGCACCGGCGTTGTCGGTCAGCCAAGATAACCAGACGACAATCGTCGAGGTCAATGGTACGTCGGTCCGAACGGAGAAAGCGTTCCGGGAGGCAGTCGCTGACAGGCCAGTAGCGACGTTACAGACCGAATCTGGCACGACGGCTACGGGACCGGTCGGGGTGTTAGCGACTATCGACGAGGAAGCGGAGATAGCGAAGACAGACGTGGCGAACGGGAGTCCCATCGTCATCACTGCTATCGACGGGAAGCGAGTCATCGATGGCTCCGACCTGAAACGAGTACTCAACGAGTACGAATCGGGGGATACCGTCTCCGTCGAGGCGTATGCCGACGGCCAACGCCATTCGGTCAACGTCACCCTCGGCGAGACGGAAACGGGTGAAGTCGCTATCGGCGTCTATCCCATTGCGGGAGTGAGCGGCATCACGTTCAACAGTGTCGGCGTGCAGTTGTATCCGGCGGAGAACTACCTCAAACTACTCGGCGGTAAGTTCTCGGAGGTCTTCATCACCGACTTCACTGGACCCATCTCCTCGTTCTTCTCCGGGGTGTTCGGCGTCCTCGTACTCCCGTTCGCCAGCATCACGCTTCCTCAAGCGTACAACTTCGCGGGGTTCGTCTCGTTCAATAGTGGTTTCTACACTGCGGCAGGCGGGCCACTCTCGTTCCTCGGTGACCGCGGGCTTTTCCTGCTGGCGAACGCGCTGTTTTGGATTGGCTGGGTCAATCTCAACCTCGGCTTCTTCAACTGTATCCCCGCGTTCCCCCTCGACGGCGGACATATCCTCCGAATGGGGACCGAAGCAGTCGTTTCGCGCCTCCCGACGAGCCAAGGCCGTCAGCTCACCACGATGGTCACCACGACCATTGGACTTGTGATGCTAGCGAGTCTGGTCCTGATGGTGTTCGGACCCCAGTTGCTCTCGGGATAG